One Strix uralensis isolate ZFMK-TIS-50842 chromosome 9, bStrUra1, whole genome shotgun sequence DNA segment encodes these proteins:
- the LOC141947257 gene encoding uncharacterized protein LOC141947257: MDGRAFGPARATAARVPQRDCAANLRLRKVKRKRHRRELASLSAASTAKVFVGVDWGQIAAQLGAKAGKVPFEKCKVLLPRVAKKRSTPASSVKKVKQQQQLPLHNHGVFSSTPSPSPELSVIKLERFRKAPTSRVRGTEGHFRRLIPVLVTIVTAGGSVGAWAGLEERQGRAVRLWAAAPPCPGRCWRRSRCEPREQQREEAALRTLSTRCLALIPVLVARVTAGGRRSVGQAGGAAGAGSEAAGSGPSLSGTVLEEEPVRAEGAAEKVMERNLLNAGASQ, translated from the exons ATGGACGGGCGAGCCTTCGGGCCAGCCAGAGCCACGGCTGCGCGTGTTCCGCAACGGgactg CGCTGCAAACCTGCGCcttaggaaagtcaaaagaaagcgtCACCGCCGTGAACTTGCGAGTTTGAGTGCCGCTTCCACAGCGAAGGTGTTCGTCGGAGTGGACTGGGGTCAAATTGCTGCCCAGTtgggggcaaaagcaggaaaggttccttttgagaaatgcaaggtgctgCTACCG CGAGTTGCCAAGAAGCGCAGCACACCCGCGAGCTCCGTGAAGAAAgtgaagcaacagcagcagctaccACTCCACAACCATggagtgttttcctccactccctccccttctcctgagCTTTCTGTAATAAAACTTGAGCGGTTCAGGAAgg CTCCTACATCGCGAGTTCGCGGGACTGAGGGGCACTTCAGgcggttaatcccggtgctggtcaCTATAGTTACCGCAGGGGGGAGCgtgggagcgtgggccgggctggaggagcgccaggggcgggcagtgaggctgtgggcagcggcccctccctgtccggggaggtgctggaggaggagccggtgcgagccgagggagcagcagagagaag aggctgcactgaggacactgagcacacgctgcctggccttaatcccggtgctggtcgctagagTTACCGCGGGGGGGCGGAGGAGCGTGGGCCAGGCTGGAGGAGCCgcaggggcgggcagtgaggctgcgggcagtggcccctccctgtccgggacggtgctggaggaggagccggtgcgagccgagggagcagcagagaag